Genomic window (Subtercola endophyticus):
CGCTACCGGATGCTCAGACCCACGTCTTCGCGAACACCGGCCACATGCCGCAGATCGAGCGGCCCGACGAGTTCGCCGAGGTGCTCGAGCGATTTCTGGCCGATCACGACCGCGCGAACAGCGCTCAGACGGCTTTCTCGAAGCAGATCGAGAACGGAATGGCCTCGACGTAAGGCTCGTAGATCGGAATGCGCGTGAAACCGAGCTTCTCGTAGAGCGCAACGGCTTCGGGCTGCCGGTCGCCGGTCTGCAGAATGACGCGCTTTGCGCCCTCGGCGGCCGCGACGCGCTCGAGTTCGGTCATCAGGGCGGTGGCCACGCCGCGGCCACGCGCTGCGGCGGTCACGATGACGCGCTTGACCTCCCACTCGTCGCCGATGCGCCGCAGGGCCGCGTGGCCGAGGGGGGTGCCGTCGGCGCCTGCGTCGAGCGCGATGACGGTCGCGACGATCGTGGCCGGGTCGACCGCCAGGGCGGCGGTCACCTTCGCGTCGAATTCGGCCGGGTCGACCCCGGCAGGCACCGGGTGGGTGCCGTAGCGGGCACCCATCTCTTCGTCCATCACGGCGCGCATGGCGAGCGCGCGCGGGTCGTTGTAGGCGACGGACTCGAGGGCGAACGGGCGGGTGACAGCGTCGGGCATGCATCAACGTTACCCGTGCATCCGCTCGCCTCGGCCGAGCTGCCGAATGCAAGACCACGCGCGAGATGTGCTTAGGCTGGAGGGGTGAGCGAGAACGAGCGCAGGCCCCGCCCGCGGGCGAGTCTCGAGGTTCTGCGCGCCGAAGCGCGGCAAGAGCTCGACACCGTGGTGCACGATCGCCTGCTGCTCGGCGAAGACCCGTGGGCGTTCATGGAGGAGCTGCCGACCGTCGACGAACTCGTGGTGTATCTGCTGCGTGCAGAGGCCATCGAGACGAATGGGGGCCAGCGGGCATCCGCCGCCCGGGAGTACCGCGTGCTGCGGCAGATCGCGCTGACCCACCCCGAGCTGACCCAGACGGTATGGCGGATGCTCGGCGAGCACGGCTGGGCACCGAATAGTCAGGCGTCCCGCACGTCGTAACCGTGCCGAACGGTGTAGTGGCCGGTGCCGAATGCGTGCGAACGTCATACTTCGAAAAGAACCCGGTCGGCGCAATACGCCTGTAACAAAGCACTTGCATACTAGAAGAGCAACGTAAGCCGTTGCGGGCCCACCGGGCCACAAGATCTCGGTGGTGTGTGAGACACGATGGTGTTTGCACGCGCCTGTCTTTACAGGCGTCAGGCTCGCGGTTCATTCCACGGTTTCGCTTACTCTCCATCGCGTCTCTTATCCTGTCAACACCAGATAAGTGAGAACGATGTCGCTCAAAGTTTCGATCATTGTCGGAAACCCCAAACCGAAGTCACGCACCCTCAAGGTGGCCGAGACGCTCGTCGAAAAGCTGCTCGCCCCGGGGTCGTACGAGGTCGAGGTCATCGACCTCGCCGACCACACGGATGAGATCTTCGCGTGGCCGAGCGAGAAGATGGCGGCGCTGAACGCCAGCGTTGCCGCGAGCGATCTGGCGGTGTTCGCATCGCCGACGTACAAGGCGACCTACACCGGGCTGCTCAAGGCGTTTCTCGACCGCTACCCGGCCAACGGGCTGGCGGGCGTGACGGCGATTCCGGTTCTGACCGGGGCCGACCAGACGCA
Coding sequences:
- a CDS encoding GNAT family N-acetyltransferase, whose translation is MPDAVTRPFALESVAYNDPRALAMRAVMDEEMGARYGTHPVPAGVDPAEFDAKVTAALAVDPATIVATVIALDAGADGTPLGHAALRRIGDEWEVKRVIVTAAARGRGVATALMTELERVAAAEGAKRVILQTGDRQPEAVALYEKLGFTRIPIYEPYVEAIPFSICFEKAV
- a CDS encoding tryptophan synthase subunit alpha; its protein translation is MSENERRPRPRASLEVLRAEARQELDTVVHDRLLLGEDPWAFMEELPTVDELVVYLLRAEAIETNGGQRASAAREYRVLRQIALTHPELTQTVWRMLGEHGWAPNSQASRTS
- a CDS encoding NADPH-dependent FMN reductase, whose product is MSLKVSIIVGNPKPKSRTLKVAETLVEKLLAPGSYEVEVIDLADHTDEIFAWPSEKMAALNASVAASDLAVFASPTYKATYTGLLKAFLDRYPANGLAGVTAIPVLTGADQTHSMGPTVNLAPLLVELGASVPGRGFYFIAGQMDHLDEIVQTAADEYAANLRRLANVASELRSLTSLV